Proteins from a genomic interval of Sphingomonas sp. Y38-1Y:
- a CDS encoding NUDIX domain-containing protein, with translation MSDAPIPAASLIVLRPATGGPEVLMVERGATLAFAGGALVFPGGRVDPGDRALAARFGGEPDDTVARIAAIRETIEEAGLAIGLDPALARHRDALLAGEPVETLLPAAAFDLAALTPFARWLPLGLPHRIFDTRFYLARGDGKPVVDGVENVRAFWARPADVLAGGGKLIFPTRRNLERLAQHPDIDAIFADAARHPVRTITPTIEDRGGVPHLCIPDDLGYPVTAEPMASAQRA, from the coding sequence GTGAGCGATGCGCCGATCCCCGCCGCGTCGCTGATCGTGCTGCGCCCCGCCACTGGCGGCCCCGAAGTGCTGATGGTCGAGCGTGGCGCCACCCTCGCCTTTGCCGGCGGCGCCCTGGTGTTTCCGGGCGGGCGCGTCGATCCCGGCGACCGCGCGCTTGCGGCCCGGTTCGGCGGCGAGCCGGACGACACCGTGGCGCGCATCGCCGCAATCCGCGAAACGATCGAGGAAGCGGGGCTGGCGATCGGCCTCGACCCCGCGCTCGCCCGCCATCGCGACGCGCTGCTCGCGGGCGAGCCGGTCGAGACGCTGCTGCCCGCCGCTGCCTTCGACCTCGCCGCGCTCACGCCCTTCGCGCGCTGGCTGCCGCTCGGCCTGCCGCACCGCATCTTCGACACGCGCTTCTATCTCGCGCGCGGCGACGGTAAGCCCGTGGTCGATGGCGTGGAGAATGTGCGCGCCTTCTGGGCGCGCCCGGCCGACGTGCTGGCGGGCGGCGGCAAGCTCATCTTCCCCACCCGCCGCAATCTCGAACGGCTGGCGCAGCACCCCGACATCGACGCGATCTTCGCCGACGCCGCCCGGCATCCGGTGCGCACGATCACCCCGACGATCGAGGATCGCGGCGGCGTGCCGCATCTCTGCATTCCCGACGATCTCGGCTATCCGGTCACCGCCGAACCGATGGCGAGCGCCCAGCGCGCATGA
- a CDS encoding DUF427 domain-containing protein → MRPTPVPVGPGQESVWTYPRPAIAEPTMRHLVVRHRGVTIAETRAGIRTLETSHPPSYYFPRGDVATALLRPATHRSLCEWKGQARYFDVHVEGEAIVEGAWSYAQPTRAFAMLAGHIAFYPHLFDTCLVDGKRAVAQPGGFYGGWVTADLAGPFKGGPGTQFW, encoded by the coding sequence ATGAGGCCGACGCCCGTTCCCGTCGGCCCCGGCCAGGAAAGCGTCTGGACCTATCCGCGCCCCGCCATCGCCGAGCCAACGATGCGCCATCTGGTCGTCCGCCATCGCGGCGTCACCATCGCCGAAACCCGCGCCGGCATCCGCACGCTGGAGACGAGCCACCCGCCGAGCTACTATTTCCCGCGCGGGGACGTGGCGACGGCCCTCCTCCGCCCCGCCACCCACCGCAGCCTGTGCGAATGGAAGGGTCAGGCTCGCTATTTCGACGTCCATGTCGAGGGGGAGGCGATTGTCGAGGGCGCGTGGAGCTATGCGCAGCCGACCCGCGCCTTTGCGATGCTGGCGGGGCACATCGCCTTTTACCCGCATCTGTTCGACACCTGCCTGGTCGATGGCAAGCGCGCAGTCGCGCAGCCCGGCGGCTTCTATGGCGGCTGGGTGACCGCCGACCTTGCCGGGCCGTTCAAGGGCGGGCCGGGCACGCAATTCTGGTGA
- a CDS encoding DUF393 domain-containing protein, with protein MAKLTVLHDGACPLCAREIALMRRLDTRGAIAFVDAADPAASCPIDRREALARFHAIEDGRVLNGAAAFAAMWRAIPLLSPLGQCARLPGVLPLLDALYDRFLRVRPRLQRWLA; from the coding sequence ATGGCCAAGCTCACCGTCCTTCACGATGGCGCCTGCCCGCTTTGCGCGCGCGAGATCGCGTTGATGCGCCGGCTCGACACGCGCGGGGCGATCGCGTTCGTCGATGCCGCCGATCCCGCCGCCAGCTGCCCGATCGATCGGCGCGAGGCGCTCGCCCGCTTCCACGCCATCGAGGACGGCCGCGTGCTGAACGGCGCCGCGGCGTTCGCGGCAATGTGGCGGGCGATTCCGCTGCTTAGTCCGCTGGGTCAGTGCGCGCGGCTGCCGGGTGTGCTGCCGCTGCTCGACGCGCTCTACGATCGCTTCCTCCGCGTTCGCCCGCGATTGCAGCGGTGGCTGGCATGA
- a CDS encoding acetyl-CoA carboxylase carboxyltransferase subunit alpha: MASFLDFEKPIAELQARIDELRDTAAEGEVDIDAEVARIQAKSDKLLRETYSRLSPWQKTQVARHPERPHFKHYVAALIEEFMPLGGDRAFADDAAIIGGLGRFRGRRVMVIGHEKGDDTASRLRHNFGMGKPEGYRKAIRLMQLADRFGLPVVTLVDTSGAFPGVQAEERGQAEAIARATEACLNLGVPLVASILGEGGSGGAVALASGNTVIMMEHAVYSVISPEGCASILWRTADKAADAAEAMKVTAQDLMALGVIDRVVPEPLGGAHRDAAAAITALGDAIEASLAALEGQTPEALKKARREKFLKMGRGA; this comes from the coding sequence ATGGCTAGCTTTCTGGACTTCGAAAAACCCATCGCCGAGCTGCAGGCGCGGATCGACGAGTTGCGCGACACCGCCGCCGAGGGCGAGGTCGACATCGACGCCGAGGTTGCGCGCATCCAGGCCAAGTCCGACAAGCTGCTGCGCGAGACCTATTCGCGGCTGTCGCCCTGGCAGAAGACGCAGGTCGCCCGCCATCCCGAGCGGCCGCACTTCAAGCATTATGTCGCCGCGCTGATCGAGGAATTCATGCCGCTGGGCGGCGATCGCGCCTTTGCCGATGATGCGGCGATCATCGGCGGTCTGGGGCGCTTCCGCGGGCGGCGCGTGATGGTGATCGGCCATGAAAAGGGCGACGATACCGCCAGCCGTCTTCGCCACAATTTCGGCATGGGCAAGCCCGAGGGCTATCGCAAGGCGATCCGCCTGATGCAGCTCGCCGACCGGTTCGGCCTGCCCGTGGTCACCCTGGTCGACACCTCCGGTGCCTTCCCCGGTGTCCAGGCGGAGGAACGCGGTCAGGCCGAGGCGATCGCCCGCGCAACCGAGGCTTGCCTCAATCTGGGCGTGCCGCTCGTCGCCTCGATCCTGGGCGAAGGCGGATCGGGCGGCGCGGTGGCGCTCGCGTCTGGCAACACCGTCATCATGATGGAGCATGCGGTCTATTCGGTGATCTCGCCGGAAGGTTGCGCTTCGATCCTGTGGCGCACCGCCGACAAGGCCGCCGACGCCGCCGAAGCGATGAAGGTCACCGCGCAGGACCTGATGGCGCTCGGCGTCATCGACCGCGTCGTGCCCGAGCCGCTGGGCGGCGCCCACCGCGACGCCGCCGCCGCGATCACCGCGCTTGGCGACGCGATCGAAGCCTCGCTCGCCGCGCTGGAAGGCCAGACGCCCGAGGCGCTGAAGAAGGCGCGCCGCGAGAAATTCCTGAAGATGGGGCGCGGAGCATAA